The following are from one region of the Stanieria sp. NIES-3757 genome:
- a CDS encoding hypothetical protein (protein of unknown function DUF990) — MRYWRVLWLFWTTSIATELEYRLNFAIATFTSIANLVGSIFGLFLFYRTGYTFQGWSWQEALIVLGLFTLLQGFSNTFLVPNLNRIVEQIEQGTLDFVLLKPISSQFWLSTRMVSPWGFPDLLFGIILIIYAGRQLHLNWQDYLISLIPVFFGVIILYSLWFILGATSIWFVKIYNVTEVLRGLLEAGRYPMVAYPAIYRVFFTFIVPVAFLTTVPAEAMLGRSELTWFFGAGILAIILLIISIFFWQFALRFYTSASS; from the coding sequence ATGAGATATTGGCGAGTTTTATGGTTGTTTTGGACTACCTCAATTGCCACAGAATTAGAATATCGGCTTAATTTTGCGATCGCTACTTTTACTAGTATTGCTAATCTGGTAGGTAGTATTTTTGGATTGTTTTTATTTTATCGGACTGGCTATACTTTTCAAGGCTGGAGTTGGCAAGAAGCACTCATTGTTTTAGGGTTGTTTACTTTATTACAAGGGTTTTCTAATACTTTTTTAGTTCCCAATCTTAATCGTATTGTCGAACAAATTGAACAAGGTACATTAGATTTTGTCTTGCTCAAACCTATTAGTAGTCAATTTTGGTTATCGACTAGAATGGTTTCTCCTTGGGGATTTCCAGATTTATTGTTTGGAATTATTTTAATTATTTATGCAGGAAGACAACTACATTTAAATTGGCAAGATTATTTAATTAGTTTAATCCCAGTTTTTTTTGGTGTCATTATTCTATATAGTCTTTGGTTTATTTTAGGAGCAACCAGTATTTGGTTTGTCAAAATTTATAACGTAACCGAAGTTTTAAGGGGTTTATTAGAAGCAGGAAGATATCCAATGGTTGCTTATCCTGCTATTTATCGTGTGTTTTTTACCTTTATTGTCCCTGTGGCATTTTTGACTACTGTTCCTGCTGAAGCTATGCTTGGTCGTAGTGAGTTGACTTGGTTTTTTGGTGCTGGAATTCTTGCAATTATTTTATTAATAATTTCCATCTTTTTCTGGCAATTTGCTTTACGTTTTTACACTAGTGCTTCGAGTTAA
- a CDS encoding translation initiation factor SUI1 — MSSKRKSTNKDATVYREFGNETNNHAFERGVPNLPPQQQNIRIQVTRAGKKGKTVSVISGFQHNQESLTQLLKKIKTQCGTGGTIKDNTIEIQGDHKQKLLEILSQLGYKAKISGG; from the coding sequence ATGTCTTCCAAACGTAAATCTACTAACAAAGATGCTACTGTGTATCGCGAATTTGGTAATGAAACTAATAATCATGCCTTTGAACGAGGTGTTCCTAATTTACCTCCCCAACAACAAAATATCAGAATTCAGGTAACAAGAGCAGGAAAAAAAGGGAAAACTGTTAGCGTAATCTCTGGTTTCCAACATAATCAAGAGTCTTTAACTCAATTACTGAAAAAAATAAAAACTCAATGTGGTACTGGCGGAACAATTAAAGATAATACTATCGAAATTCAAGGCGACCACAAACAAAAGCTACTAGAAATTCTTAGTCAGTTGGGATATAAAGCAAAAATTAGTGGTGGTTAA
- the rpe gene encoding pentose-5-phosphate-3-epimerase, with product MKAGYVNQKNLKFLLKLIQKRTLQKGKEIMTNNKIVVAPSILSADFSRLGEEITKVDEAGADWIHVDVMDGRFVPNITIGPLIVDAIRPYTKKPLDVHLMIVEPEKYVEDFAKAGADLISVHAEHNASPHLHRTLCQIRELGKQAGVVLNPSTPLELIEYVLPVCDLILIMSVNPGFGGQSFIPEVVPKISKLRQMCDERGLNPWIEVDGGLKPSNTWQVLEAGANAIVAGSAVFKAPSYAEAIEGIRNSKRPEPELATV from the coding sequence ATGAAAGCTGGATATGTTAACCAGAAAAATCTAAAATTTTTGTTAAAATTGATACAAAAGAGGACCTTGCAGAAAGGGAAGGAAATTATGACCAATAACAAAATAGTAGTAGCACCATCGATTCTATCGGCTGATTTTAGCCGTTTAGGAGAAGAGATTACTAAAGTAGACGAAGCTGGTGCTGATTGGATTCACGTTGATGTTATGGATGGTAGATTTGTCCCTAACATTACCATTGGTCCTCTGATTGTTGATGCAATTCGCCCTTACACTAAAAAACCTCTCGACGTTCACTTAATGATTGTTGAACCCGAAAAATACGTCGAAGATTTTGCTAAAGCTGGTGCCGATCTTATTTCGGTTCATGCAGAACACAATGCTTCTCCCCATTTACACCGTACTTTGTGTCAAATTCGTGAATTAGGTAAACAAGCGGGAGTAGTACTCAACCCCTCTACACCTTTAGAACTAATTGAATACGTTCTTCCTGTCTGCGATCTAATTCTGATCATGAGCGTTAACCCTGGTTTTGGTGGTCAAAGTTTCATCCCCGAAGTAGTTCCCAAAATCAGCAAATTGCGTCAAATGTGTGATGAAAGAGGATTAAATCCTTGGATCGAAGTAGATGGTGGACTTAAACCTAGTAATACTTGGCAAGTATTAGAAGCTGGTGCTAATGCGATCGTAGCAGGTTCTGCGGTATTCAAAGCTCCCAGTTATGCTGAAGCAATTGAAGGTATTCGCAACAGTAAACGCCCTGAACCAGAATTAGCTACTGTATAG
- a CDS encoding Uracil-DNA glycosylase superfamily protein — protein MSDIQTLISQVQQQAQQEEFPLDIPVYKSARLEPTYPVLYAGNLQSPLCFFGRDLGRDEVHARQPLIGAAGKLVRQGFYQAIHQQSATSDRELQTVCDRILLTNTVPYKPPENKAYSTKVKERFRPFIERLLTIHWQGHQIITLGTEAFKWFAPYGEKGEVNNFFLDKERRYITKLAVNLRATDELGMEYQKNIYLLPLPHPSPLNKTYYAKFPQMLQQRLTQIDF, from the coding sequence ATGTCTGATATTCAAACTTTAATTAGCCAAGTTCAACAACAAGCTCAACAAGAAGAATTTCCCCTCGATATCCCAGTCTATAAATCTGCTCGTTTAGAACCTACTTATCCTGTACTTTATGCAGGTAATTTACAAAGTCCTTTATGTTTTTTTGGGCGCGATCTCGGCAGAGATGAAGTTCATGCCCGTCAACCTCTCATTGGTGCAGCAGGAAAACTAGTACGACAAGGTTTTTATCAAGCAATTCATCAGCAGTCAGCCACCTCAGATCGAGAGTTACAAACGGTTTGCGATCGCATTTTATTAACCAATACTGTTCCCTATAAACCGCCTGAAAATAAAGCTTATTCAACCAAGGTTAAGGAAAGATTTCGTCCTTTTATTGAACGTCTTTTAACCATCCATTGGCAAGGACATCAAATTATCACCCTTGGGACAGAAGCTTTTAAATGGTTTGCTCCCTACGGGGAAAAAGGGGAAGTTAATAATTTTTTTCTTGATAAAGAAAGGCGTTATATAACTAAATTAGCTGTTAATCTAAGAGCTACTGATGAATTAGGCATGGAATATCAAAAAAACATTTATTTACTGCCTTTACCTCATCCCTCCCCTTTAAATAAAACTTATTACGCAAAATTTCCGCAGATGCTTCAGCAGAGGCTGACCCAAATTGATTTTTAA
- the exbD gene encoding biopolymer transport protein, which produces MTAKKPHTRHQYPTHLPMRRMRLWQDESVHQETRIEILPLIDVIFCILTFFILGAVGLSRQQAINLDLPSATTGKAQMRDMLVVSLDDLGQIYVEEQIVTKTQLSQSIKNYHQSNPEGLMVLHAAKNATYREVVEVLDVLREVGGDRVALATLPGDSQATETPTNFNNNPNPYLPALPGLPSNYNPYSIPNPPSLPSN; this is translated from the coding sequence ATGACTGCAAAAAAACCTCATACGCGCCATCAGTATCCTACTCATCTTCCGATGCGTCGAATGCGACTCTGGCAGGATGAATCAGTTCATCAAGAAACCAGAATTGAGATTCTTCCGCTAATTGATGTTATTTTTTGTATTTTGACGTTTTTTATCTTGGGGGCAGTTGGTTTGTCTCGTCAACAAGCGATTAATCTCGATTTACCTAGTGCTACAACGGGTAAAGCCCAAATGCGAGACATGTTAGTAGTGAGTTTAGATGATTTAGGTCAAATTTATGTGGAAGAACAAATCGTAACCAAAACTCAGCTATCTCAATCAATTAAAAATTATCATCAATCTAATCCTGAAGGGTTAATGGTACTTCATGCTGCTAAAAATGCTACTTATCGTGAAGTAGTAGAAGTGTTGGATGTGTTGAGAGAGGTAGGAGGCGATCGCGTGGCTTTAGCTACTCTTCCTGGAGATTCTCAAGCAACAGAAACACCTACTAATTTTAATAATAATCCAAATCCTTATTTACCAGCTCTTCCAGGTTTACCAAGTAACTATAATCCTTATTCTATTCCCAATCCTCCTAGTCTACCGAGTAATTAA
- a CDS encoding MotA/TolQ/ExbB proton channel — MNFAELIAKGGVTILPLLFLSILSVGTILERLWFWSRVLIQEKLIINRVMEAATLNWRLVEKIAREYKNHPLANFIYSPLQLINPEPEVFHLALEAAADDELAHMRKGEKVLEAVIALSPLLGLFGTVWGLIQALGSIKLSDLGTASTSGVTLGISEALISTAAGLLVAIISLAFYRLFQAFWANQVRIFRKIGSQLELIYRQKWLEAETEGLPIDLHLEADSSLER, encoded by the coding sequence GTGAATTTTGCTGAACTTATTGCCAAAGGTGGAGTTACAATTTTGCCACTATTATTTCTTTCAATTCTTTCGGTAGGAACAATTTTGGAACGACTCTGGTTTTGGTCAAGAGTTTTAATTCAAGAAAAATTAATTATCAATCGCGTCATGGAAGCAGCTACTCTTAACTGGCGTTTAGTTGAGAAAATTGCCCGTGAATACAAAAATCATCCTTTAGCAAATTTTATCTATTCTCCTCTACAATTGATTAATCCCGAACCCGAAGTTTTTCATCTAGCTTTAGAAGCTGCTGCTGATGATGAGTTGGCTCATATGCGTAAGGGAGAAAAAGTTTTAGAAGCGGTGATTGCTCTTTCGCCTCTGTTGGGATTATTTGGTACGGTTTGGGGTTTGATTCAAGCTCTTGGTTCAATTAAACTGAGCGATCTAGGTACTGCTTCTACTTCTGGCGTTACTTTGGGAATAAGTGAGGCGTTAATCTCTACCGCAGCAGGTTTGTTAGTTGCCATTATTAGTCTGGCTTTTTATCGTCTGTTTCAAGCTTTTTGGGCAAATCAAGTCAGAATTTTTCGTAAAATTGGCAGTCAACTAGAATTAATTTATCGGCAGAAATGGTTGGAAGCAGAAACTGAAGGATTACCAATCGATTTACACCTAGAAGCTGATTCTAGTTTGGAACGATAA
- a CDS encoding aminotransferase class V — MTSITLTSDRFRRQIPQLDLPPRLLLGPGPANVHPRVLTAMSTPPVGHLDPTFLAVMDEIQDLLRYAWQTDNELTIAVSGTGSAAMEATLANVVEPEDVILVGVKGYFGNRLVDMATRYGADVRTISKPWGQVFDLTQIKTALETHRPKILALVHAETSTGVKQPLEGLGELCQQYDCLLLVDTVTSLGGVPLSIDQSGIDLAYSCSQKGLGCPPGASPFTMSAKAIAKLKSRRTPVANWYLDMSLLSKYWGSERVYHHTAPINLYYGLREALRLVAEEGLEKRWQRHQTNAELLWKGLAELNLVCHVEQQYRLPTLTTVRIPDGVDGKAIAGKLLNEYNIEIAGGLGELGGKVWRIGLMGYNSRPENVILLLNALKQVLYP, encoded by the coding sequence ATGACTTCAATCACCTTGACTAGCGATCGCTTTCGTCGTCAAATTCCTCAATTAGATTTACCGCCTCGTTTACTATTAGGTCCTGGCCCTGCCAATGTTCATCCCCGCGTCTTAACTGCGATGAGTACCCCACCAGTAGGACATCTCGATCCTACTTTTTTAGCCGTGATGGATGAAATTCAAGATTTACTTCGTTATGCTTGGCAAACTGACAATGAATTAACTATTGCCGTCAGTGGTACTGGTAGCGCAGCGATGGAAGCGACTTTAGCCAATGTGGTTGAACCTGAAGATGTAATTTTAGTCGGAGTAAAAGGCTATTTTGGCAATCGCTTAGTCGATATGGCAACCCGTTATGGTGCAGATGTTCGTACCATCAGTAAACCTTGGGGACAAGTATTTGATCTGACCCAAATCAAAACTGCCTTAGAAACTCATCGTCCGAAAATTTTAGCCCTAGTTCATGCCGAAACTTCAACAGGAGTTAAACAACCTTTAGAAGGGTTGGGAGAATTGTGCCAACAGTACGATTGTTTGCTCTTAGTTGATACTGTTACCAGTTTGGGAGGTGTACCTTTATCAATTGACCAATCAGGGATTGATTTAGCTTATAGCTGTAGTCAAAAAGGTTTGGGTTGTCCTCCTGGTGCTTCACCCTTTACCATGAGTGCTAAAGCAATTGCTAAATTAAAAAGCCGTCGTACTCCCGTTGCTAACTGGTATTTAGATATGTCGCTGCTGAGTAAATACTGGGGCAGTGAGCGGGTTTATCACCATACCGCGCCAATTAATCTTTATTACGGTTTGAGAGAGGCTTTACGTCTAGTAGCTGAAGAAGGATTAGAAAAGCGTTGGCAAAGACATCAAACTAATGCTGAGTTACTGTGGAAAGGTTTAGCCGAATTAAACTTAGTCTGTCATGTAGAGCAACAATACCGATTACCAACTTTAACTACTGTCCGTATTCCCGATGGAGTTGATGGTAAAGCGATCGCTGGTAAGTTACTCAACGAATACAATATAGAAATTGCTGGGGGTTTAGGTGAATTGGGTGGTAAAGTTTGGCGAATTGGCTTAATGGGGTATAATAGTCGTCCCGAAAATGTCATTCTGTTACTTAATGCTTTAAAACAAGTTTTATATCCTTAA